A single window of Silurus meridionalis isolate SWU-2019-XX chromosome 11, ASM1480568v1, whole genome shotgun sequence DNA harbors:
- the mrps24 gene encoding 28S ribosomal protein S24, mitochondrial, producing the protein MAASLSRHGRVLSISCSQLSCAASLSAGSRSINTSAVCYKNRAARIRVGKGDRPLTYEQALHPHHIAHRKGWLSQHTGNLQGEGGAAERTVEDMFIRRFIFGTFHGCLANELVIKRRGNMLVICALMLQKLQPNKYYFLIGYTEELLSHFYKCPVKMEIQTLEDKMVYKYL; encoded by the exons atggcggcgtCCTTGAGCAGACACGGAAGAGTATTATCT ATTTCTTGTAGCCAACTGAGTTGTGCAGCCAGTCTCAGCGCTGGATCAAGGAGCATAAACACCAGTGCAGTTTGCTATAAG AATCGTGCCGCACGCATTCGAGTGGGGAAAGGCGACAGGCCTCTGACTTATGAACAGGCCCTGCACCCACACCACATAGCTCATAGGAAGGGATGGCTCTCACAACACACAG GTAACCTTCAGGGCGAAGGGGGCGCTGCAGAGCGGACTGTGGAAGACATGTTCATCCGGCGTTTCATCTTCGGCACTTTTCACGGATGCCTCGCAAACGAACTGGTCATCAAGCGAAGGGGCAACATGCTAGTTATCTGTGCTCTGATGCTGCAGAAACTGCAgcctaataaatattattttctgatcGGCTACACTGAGGAGCTGCTCTCGCACTTCTACAAGTGTCCTGTGAAGATGGAGATACAGACACTGGAAGATAAAATGGTCTACAAATATctataa
- the gnsb gene encoding glucosamine (N-acetyl)-6-sulfatase (Sanfilippo disease IIID), b, whose amino-acid sequence MASSPPRKTHRNHLRLTEDAPGLLLSFALFTCLLRCAQCVKASNMILIVTDDLDVELGGMTPLKKTKSLIGDAGVTFSNAYTATPLCCPSRSSILSGKYPHNHMVHNNSLSGNCSSKAWQAGPEKQAFPVYLSKMYYQTFYAGKYLNQYGINDTGGVGHVPPGWDQWHALVGNSKYYNYTLSINGKAEVHKDDYEKDYLTDLILNRSLNFLDSRSPQHPFFVMLCPPAPHSPWTSAPAYQKSFAKVQAPRDGSFNKAGKDKHWLLRQPVNPMPNSSIDYLDDAFRKRWQTLLSVDDMVEKLVKKLEDIKELNNTYIFFTSDNGYHTGQFSLPIDKRQLYEFDIRVPLLVRGPGIKANQTLQDPVLNIDLPMTILDIAGVNISILDMDGQSFLPQLAPSLRNGTSRPYFLVEYTGEGHFTEDPDCPKLGPGVSQCFPDCVCEDAFNNTYACVRTFKDSNLQYCEFADDESFVEVYNITADPHQLENIVKKVDPALLQVMNQRLIKLQSCHGDSCRKFLRAHLHTSAQSRMVT is encoded by the exons ATGGCAAGTTCACCGCCAAGGAAAACACACCGGAACCATCTAAGATTGACAGAAGACGCTCCTGGTCTACTGCTTTCCTTCGCCCTGTTCACCTGCCTACTGAGGTGTGCACAATGTGTCAAAGCCAGCAACATGATTCTGATAGTTACAGATGATCTGGACGTGGAGCTTGGTGGAATG ACACCCTTAAAGAAGACCAAATCATTAATTGGTGATGCTGGAGTCACGTTCTCTAATGCA TACACAGCAACGCCTCTGTGCTGTCCTAGTCGGAGCAGCATTCTCTCTGGGAAATATCCACACAATCACATGGTCCACAACAATTCCTTGTCAGGCAACTGCAGCAGCAAAGCCTGGCAAGCTGGTCCTGAGAAGCAGGCCTTTCCTGTCTACCTCAGCAAGATGTATTATCAGACCTTTTATGCAGGGAAATACCTTAATCAG TATGGGATAAATGATACAGGAGGTGTTGGTCATGTTCCTCCTGGATGGGATCAGTGGCATGCTCTG GTGGGGAACTCTAAATACTACAATTATACACTTTCTATCAATGGGAAAGCAGAGGTTCACAAAGATGACTATGAAAAGGACTACCTCACAGACCTTATT TTAAACAGGTCACTGAATTTCCTGGACTCACGAAGTCCCCAGCATCCATTTTTTGTGATGCTGTGTCCCCCAGCCCCGCATTCTCCCTGGACTTCAGCTCCGGCCTACCAGAAGAGCTTCGCTAAAGTCCAGGCCCCACGTGACGGCAGTTTTAACAAAGCTGGAAAA gaCAAGCACTGGTTACTGCGTCAACCTGTTAACCCTATGCCGAACAGCTCTATCGATTATCTCGACGATGCTTTCCGTAAACG gtgGCAGACGCTTCTGTCTGTAGATGACATGGTGGAGAAGCTGGTAAAGAAACTGGAAGATATAAAGGAACTGAACAACACTTACATTTTCTTCACCTCTGACAATGGCTACCACACAG GTCAGTTCTCCCTCCCCATTGACAAGAGACAGCTGTATGAATTTGACATCCGTGTTCCACTTTTGGTACGCGGGCCTGGCATCAAGGCCAACCAAACTCTGCAG GACCCGGTTTTGAATATCGATCTCCCAATGACCATCCTAGACATTGCTGGAGTTAACATCTCTATCTTGGATATGGATGGCCAGTCTTTTCTTCCTCAGCTT GCGCCGTCATTACGCAACGGCACTTCACGTCCCTACTTCTTAGTGGAGTACACTGGTGAGGGCCACTTTACCGAAGATCCTGACTGCCCCAAACTCGGTCCTGGAGTGTCT CAATGCTTTCCagattgtgtttgtgaagatGCCTTTAACAACACGTACGCCTGTGTTAGGACTTTTAAGGACAGCAATTTGCAGTACTGCGAGTTTGCTGATGATGAG TCATTCGTGGAGGTGTACAACATAACTGCTGATCCTCATCAGCTGGAGAACATTGTGAAGAAGGTGGATCCTGCGCTTCTGCAGGTCATGAACCAAAGGCTCATCAAACTTCAGTCATGCCACGGAGACAGCTGTCGAAAATTTCTCAGAGCACACTTACATACTTCTGCTCAATCTAGAATGGTAACCTAA
- the polm gene encoding DNA-directed DNA/RNA polymerase mu, translating to MVPLKRRKVTTEQTATHDSKACKFPETVIFIVERKMGASRKSFLTRLGRSKGFLIEESFSSSITHVVSENNTGDEVHIWIKKQQKEGKASTNLNSVNLLDISWLTESLASGNPVPVQDRHKLKTDPKPSEVTPVIRMKSYACQRRTPLKHHNSFLTEALEILAENAEFSENEGRSVAFRRSASVLKALPHAVRTIDELKDLPCLGEHSLSVIKEILEDGTSREVESTRQSEQFQAMKALTGVFGVGVKTADRWVREGLRSPLDLVDTGQKLNHAQQAGVQYYKDLNTPVTRKEAMVISVIVEKAVKALLPEAIITLTGGFRRGKEVGHDVDFLITHPEEGAEEKLMPKIVNWLEDQGLLLYQKTTRNSYLESKDGPARPPSNMDRFERCFSIFKLEQSKIDSNAHAEASSWRAIRVDLVVSPYSQFAFATLGWTGSKLFERELRRWAGQEKGMSLSSHALYDSKKKCYLQASSEEEIFTHLGLEYIPPSERNA from the exons ATGGTTCCCCTGAAACGCAGGAAAGTAACTACAGAGCAAACTGCAACTCATGACAGCAAAGCGTGTAAATTCCCTGAAACCGTGATATTTATTGTGGAAAGGAAGATGGGTGCGTCCAGAAAATCTTTCCTGACTCGTCTTGGAAGGAGTAAAGGATTTCTGATTGAGGAGTCTTTCAG CTCTTCCATCACACATGTGGTGTCAGAGAACAACACAGGAGATGAGGTGCACATCTGGATTAAGAAACAGCAAAAAGAAGGGAAAGCTTCAACCAATCTCAACTCGGTCAACTTGTTGGACATCAGTTGGTTGACTGAGAGCCTGGCGAGCGGAAATCCAGTCCCTGTTCAGGACAGACACAAGTTGAAG ACTGACCCGAAGCCTTCTGAGGTCACTCCTGTGATTAGAATGAAGAGTTATGCCTGCCAGAGGAGAACTCCACTGAAGCATCACAACTCATTCCTTACA GAAGCCCTTGAGATCTTAGCCGAGAATGCAGAGTTCAGTGAGAACGAAGGCAGGAGCGTAGCCTTCCGAAGGTCGGCGTCTGTCCTGAAGGCTCTTCCTCATGCCGTACGGACGATCGATGAACTGAAGGACTTGCCCTGCTTGGGAGAGCATTCACTGAGCGTTATAAAG gagattttagaAGATGGCACATCACGTGAAGTGGAGTCAACAAGGCAGTCAGAGCAGTTTCAAGCCATGAAG GCACTAACAGGTGTTTTTGGTGTCGGAGTAAAGACTGCAGATCGGTGGGTTAGAGAAGGTTTACGATCCCCATTAGACCTTGTAGACACAGGACAAAAGTTGAACCATGCACAGCAAGCAG GAGTGCAGTATTATAAAGATCTGAACACCCCTGTCACTAGAAAGGAAGCTATGGTCATCAGTGTCATTGTAGAGAAAGCAGTAAAGGCACTACTGCCTGAGGCTATTATTACACTCACTGGAGGATTTAGAAG ggGTAAGGAGGTGGGCCATGATGTAGACTTCCTTATCACGCACCCAGAGGAAGGGGCAGAGGAAAAACTGATGCCCAAAATTGTGAATTGGTTGGAGGATCAG GGTTTGCTGTTGTACCAAAAAACAACTAGGAATTCTTATCTGGAGAGTAAAGATGGACCTGCTCGTCCTCCTAGTAACATGGACCGATTTGAGAGATGCTTCTCTATATTCAAGCTTGAACAAAGTAAAATCGACAGTAATGCACATGCAGAGGCGTCTTCCTGGAGAGCTATTCGAGTCGATCTTGTAGTCAGTCCTTACAGTCAGTTCGCTTTTGCCACACTTGGCTGGACAGGATCCAAG CTCTTTGAGCGGGAGCTTAGGCGCTGGGCAGGACAGGAGAAGGGAATGTCCTTAAGCAGTCATGCTCTCTATGACAGCAAAAAG AAGTGTTATCTTCAAGCAAGCTCTGAAGAGGAAATTTTCACTCATTTGGGCCTGGAGTACATTCCACCTTCAGAGAGGAACGCGTGA